A region from the Pectinophora gossypiella chromosome 29, ilPecGoss1.1, whole genome shotgun sequence genome encodes:
- the LOC126379343 gene encoding putative uncharacterized protein DDB_G0282133 isoform X3, with amino-acid sequence MKNIVGLLVLLAFVAVQGLPNPGRRYDDSDYSVYSEQELSHEENSEQSQEESSDEYESVQSYGGRTRSVKESNTSSKHSESESSNTSQSNKLIISKGDGNVQTTTSSSKSSKTSSSKSEKHSSSRRVIESGYSDDDDYYTKSGRWGSTDDSYYQSDSDERSTIDESEERYRSDKIRQDNDSEQNADGDNNSDIDQDNRNNQNAVAGKGSTITQNNINNQNAVAGKGSTITQNNKNNQNAKAETGSTIIQNHVNNQNARAEEGSTITQNNINDQNAKAGKGSTIYQTYENNQNAKADKGSTITQNSENNQNAKAEKGSSINQSNENNQNARGEKGSTIKQDNESNQNAKGEKGSSIKQTNKNNQNAKAGKGATIRQDNESNQNAKAEKGATIRQDNESNQNAKAERGANIRQDNESNQNAKAEKGATIRQDNESNQNAKAEKGATIRQDNESNQNARGEKGSTIKQTNENNQNAKADRGSTIRQDNESNQNAKAGKGATIRQDNESNQNAHGGKGSTIKQTNENNQNAKADRGSTIRQDNESNQNAKAGKGANIRQDNESNQNARGERGSTIKQTNENNQNAKADSGSTIRQDNESNQNAKAGKGATIRQDNESNQNAHGGKGSTIKQTNENNQNAKADSGSTIRQDNESNQNAKAGKGATIRQDNESNQNAKAGKGATIKQDNESNQNARGERGSTIKQTNENNQNAKADSGSTIRQDNESNQNAKAGKGATIRQDNESNQNAHGGKGSTIKQDNKNNQNAKADRGSTIRQDNESNQNAKAGKGATIRQDNENNQNAHGGKGSIIKQTNENNQNAKADRGSTIRQDNESNQNAKAGKGATIRQDNESNQNAHGERGSTIKQTNENNQNAKADRGSTIRQDNESNQNAKAGKGATIKQDNESNQNARGERGSTIKQTNENNQNAKADKSSTIRQDNESNQNAKAGKGATVRQDNESNQNARGERGSTIKQTNENNQNAKADRGSTIRQDNESNQNAKAGKGATIRQDNESNQNAKAGKGATIKQDNESNQNARGERGSTIKQTNENNQNAKADRGSTIRQDNESNQNAKAGKKATVRQDNESNQNARGERGSTIKQTNENNQNAKADRGSTIRQDNESNQNAKAGKGATIRQDNESNQNAHGGKGSTIKQDNKNNQNAKADRGSTIRQDNESNQNAKAGKGATIKQDNESNQNARGERGSTIKQTNENNQNAKADSGSTIRQDNESNQNAKAGKGATIRQDNESNQNAHGGKGSNIKQDNKNNQNAKADRGSTIRQDNENNQNAKADRGSTIRQDNESNQNAKAGKGATIKQDNESNQNARGERGSTIKQTNENNQNAKADSGSTIRQDNESNQNAKAGKGATIRQDNESNQNAKAGKGATIKQDNESNQNARGERGSTIKQTNENNQNAKADRGSTIRQDNESNQNAKAGKGATIRQDNESNQNAKAGKGATIKQDNESNQNARGERGSTIKQTNENNQNAKADSGSTIRQDNESNQNAKAGKGATIRQDNESNQNAHGGKGSTIKQDNKNNQKAKADRGSTIRQDNENNQNAKADRGSTIRQDNESNQNAKAGKGATIKQDNESNQNARGERGSTIKQTNENNQNAKADSGSTIRQDNESNQNAKAGKGATIRQDNESNQNAHGGKGSTIKQDNKNNQKAKADRGSTIRQDNENNQNAKADRGSTIRQDNESNQNAKAGKGATIRQDNESNQNAHGGKGSTIKQDNKNNQNAKADRGSTIRQDNESNQNAKAGKGATIRQDNENNQNAHGGMGSTIKQTNENNQNAKADRGSTIRQDNESNQNAKAGKGATIRQDNESNQNARGERGSTIKQTNENNQNAKADRGSTIRQDNESNQNAKAGKGATIRQDNESNQNARGEIGSTIKQANENNQNAKADRGSTIRQDNESNQNAKAGKGATIRQDNENNQNAHGGKGSTIKQTNENNQNAKADRGSTIRQDNESNQNAKAGKGATIRQDNENKQNAHGGKGSTIKQTNENNQNAKADRGSTIRQDNESNQNAKAGKGATIRQDNESNQNAKAGKGATIKQDNESNQNARGERGSTIKQTNENNQNAKADSGSTIRQDNESNQNAKAGKGATIKQDNESNQNARGERGSTIKQTNENNQNAKAGKGATIRQDNESNQNAHGGKGSTIKQDNKNNQNAKADRGSTIRQDNENNQNAKADRGSTIRQDNESNQNAKAGKGATIRQDNESNQNAHGGKGSTIKQDNKNNQNAKADRGSTIRQYNESNQNAKAGKGATIRQDNESNQNARGEIGSTIKQANENNQNAKADRGSTIRQDNESNQNAKAGKGATIRQDNENKQNAHGGKGSTIKQDNKNNQNAKADRGSTIRQDNESNQNAKAGKGATIRQDNENNQNAKADRGSTIRQDNESNQNAKAGKGATIRQDNENKQNAHGGKGSTIKQDNKNNQNAKADRGSTIRQDNESNQNAKAGKGATIKQDNESNQNARGERGSTIKQTNENNQNAKADSGSTIRQDNESNQNAKAGKGATIRQDNESNQNAHGGKGSTIQQDNKNNQNAKADRGSTIRQDNESNQNAKAGRGATIRQDNENNQNAHGGKGSTIKQDNKNNQNARGGDRSSISQDNENRQIAKAKVCSKVRHTNKNKQNAKGERGTNIGQNNDNNQNAHGGKGSHIKQTNENNQNAKGGKGSTIRQDNENNQNARGGKGSTIRQDNENNQNARGGKGSTIRQDNESNQHAHGGKGSTIRQDNENNQNAHGGKGSHIKQTNENNQNAKGGKGSTIRQDNENNQNARGGKGSTIRQDNESNQNARGGKGSTIRQDNENNQNAKGGKGSTIKQDNRNNQNAAGGNDSVIRQDNKNHQNAETGERSKIKHDKNDHVKDCSKEELNKRKNSTTVKKVTKEVVLKKDKRSEVNESESSKTKEKSKSKVKTVVKTKTVEKTKEQNSKGEKHHCGN; translated from the exons ATGAAGAATATAGTCGGACTTCTGGTGTTATTG gCTTTTGTCGCTGTCCAGGGTTTACCTA atCCTGGCAGACGTTATGatgattcagattattcagTTTATTCCGAacaag AATTGTCACACGAAGAAAACAGTGAACAGTCTCAGGAGGAGTCTAGCGACGAATATGAATCTGTCCAATCATACGGCGGCAGAACGAGATCAGTTAAAGAAAGCAACACATCTTCAAAACACAGCGAATCCGAATCTAGCAACACCTCACAATCTAACAAACTGATAATATCCAAGGGTGACGGAAACGTACAGACGACAACATCGTCATCAAAATCATCTAAAACTTCTAGCAGCAAATCTGAAAAGCACTCCAGTTCCAGACGTGTAATTGAAAGTGGTTATTCTGATGATGACGATTATTACACGAAATCGGGACGATGGGGATCAACTGACGACTCATATTACCAATCTGACTCTGATGAAAGATCAACTATTGATGAAAGTGAAGAGAGATATCGAAGCGATAAAATACGACAAGACAACGATAGCGAGCAAAATGCTGACGGCGACAACAACTCAGACATAGATCAAGATAACAGGAATAATCAAAATGCTGTTGCTGGAAAAGGGTCGacaataacacaaaataacataaataatcaaAATGCTGTTGCTGGAAAAGGATCGACAATtacacaaaataacaaaaataaccaAAATGCTAAGGCTGAAACAGGATCAACAATAATACAAAACCACGTAAATAACCAGAACGCCAGAGCTGAAGAAGGTTCGACTATTACACAAAACAACATTAATGACCAAAATGCAAAAGCTGGAAAAGGCTCAACAATATACCAGACCTACGAAAATAACCAAAATGCAAAAGCTGATAAAGGATCCACAATAACACAAAATAGCGAAAATAATCAAAACGCGAAAGCAGAAAAAGGCTCTAGTATAAATCAATCTAATGAGAATAACCAGAACGCCAGAGGAGAAAAAGGTTCAACTATAAAACAGgacaacgaaagcaaccagaatgcaAAAGGTGAAAAAGGTTCTAGTATAAAACAGACCAATAAAAACAATCAGAACGCCAAAGCCGGCAAAGGTgcgactatcagacaagataacgaaagcaaccaaaATGCCAAGGCCGAAAAAGGAGCCACTAtaagacaagataacgaaagcaaccagaacgcCAAGGCCGAAAGAGGTGCCaatatcagacaagataacgaaagcaaccagaacgcCAAGGCCGAAAAAGGTGCGAcaatcagacaagataacgaaagcaaccagaacgcCAAGGCCGAAAAAGGTGccactatcagacaagataacgaaagcaaccagaacgcCAGAGGTGAAAAAGGTTCGACGATAAAACAGACAAACGAAAACAATCAGAACGCCAAGGCCGACAGAGGTTCGACTATCAGACAGgacaacgaaagcaaccagaacgcCAAGGCCGGAAAAGGGGccactatcagacaagataacgaaagcaaccaaaatgctcatggcggaaagggCTCGACTATCAAACAGacaaacgaaaacaaccagaacGCCAAGGCCGACAGAGGTTCAACTATCAGACAGgacaacgaaagcaaccagaacgcCAAGGCCGGAAAAGGAGCCAATATCAGACAAGATAatgaaagcaaccagaatgccagAGGTGAAAGAGGTTCGACGATAAAACAGacaaacgaaaacaaccagaatgccaaAGCTGACAGTGGTTCGACTATCAGACAGgacaacgaaagcaaccagaacgcCAAGGCCGGAAAAGGGGccactatcagacaagataacgaaagcaaccagaatgctcatggcggaaaggggtcgacgATAAAACAGacaaacgaaaacaaccagaatgccaaAGCCGACAGTGGTTCGACTATCAGACAGgacaacgaaagcaaccagaacgcCAAGGCCGGAAAAGGGGccactatcagacaagataacgaaagcaaccagaacgcCAAGGCTGGAAAAGGAGCGACTATCaaacaagataacgaaagcaaccagaatgcgAGAGGTGAAAGAGGTTCGACGATAAAACAGacaaacgaaaacaaccagaatgccaaAGCCGACAGTGGTTCGACTATCAGACAGGACAATGAAAGCAACCAGAACGCCAAGGCCGGAAAAGGGGccactatcagacaagataacgaaagcaaccagaatgctcatggcggaaaggggtcgactatcaaACAAGACAACaaaaacaaccagaatgccaaGGCCGACAGAGGTTCGACTATCAGACAGgacaacgaaagcaaccagaatgccaaGGCCGGTAAAGGAGccactatcagacaagataacgaaaacaaccagaatgctcatggcggaaaggggtcgatTATCAAACAGacaaacgaaaacaaccagaacGCCAAGGCCGACAGAGGTTCAACTATCAGACAGgacaacgaaagcaaccagaatgccaaGGCCGGTAAAGGAGccactatcagacaagataacgaaagcaaccagaatgctcatggcgAAAGGGGGTCGACTATCAAACAGacaaacgaaaacaaccagaacGCCAAGGCCGACAGAGGTTCAACTATCAGACAAgacaacgaaagcaaccagaatgccaaAGCCGGTAAAGGAGCCACTATCAAACAAGATAACGAAAGTAACCAAAATGCCAGAGGTGAAAGAGGTTCGACGATAAAACAGACgaacgaaaacaaccagaatgccaaGGCCGACAAAAGCTCAACTATCAGACAGgacaacgaaagcaaccagaacgcCAAGGCCGGAAAAGGAGCCACtgtcagacaagataacgaaagcaaccagaatgccagAGGTGAAAGAGGTTCGACGATAAAACAGACgaacgaaaacaaccagaatgccaaGGCCGACAGAGGCTCAACTATCAGACAGgacaacgaaagcaaccagaacgcCAAGGCTGGAAAAGGAGccactatcagacaagataacgaaagtaACCAGAACGCCAAAGCTGGAAAAGGGGCCACTATCAAACAAGATAACGAAAGTAACCAAAATGCCAGAGGTGAAAGAGGTTCGACGATAAAACAGACgaacgaaaacaaccagaatgctAAGGCCGACAGAGGCTCAACTATCAGACAGgacaacgaaagcaaccagaacgcCAAGGCCGGAAAAAAAGCCACtgtcagacaagataacgaaagcaaccagaatgccagAGGTGAAAGAGGTTCGACGATAAAACAGacaaacgaaaacaaccagaacGCCAAGGCCGACAGAGGTTCAACTATCAGACAGgacaacgaaagcaaccagaacgcCAAAGCCGGAAAAGGAGccactatcagacaagataacgaaagcaaccagaatgctcatggcggaaaggggtcgactatcaaACAAGACAACaaaaacaaccagaatgccaaGGCCGACAGAG GTTCGACTATCAGACAGgacaacgaaagcaaccagaacgcCAAGGCCGGAAAAGGAGCGACTATAaaacaagataacgaaagcaaccagaatgcgAGAGGTGAAAGAGGTTCGACGATTAAACAGacaaacgaaaacaaccagaatgccaaAGCCGACAGTGGTTCGACTATCAGACAGgacaacgaaagcaaccagaacgcCAAAGCCGGAAAAGGAgcgactatcagacaagataacgaaagcaaccagaatgctcatggcggaaaggggtcgaaTATCAAACAAGACAACaaaaacaaccagaatgccaaGGCCGACAGAGGTTCGACTATCAGACAGgacaacgaaaacaaccagaatgccaaGGCCGACAGAGGTTCGACTATCAGACAGgacaacgaaagcaaccagaacgcCAAGGCCGGAAAAGGAGCGACTATCaaacaagataacgaaagcaaccagaatgcgAGAGGTGAAAGAGGTTCGACGATAAAACAGacaaacgaaaacaaccagaatgccaaAGCCGACAGTGGTTCGACTATCAGACAGgacaacgaaagcaaccagaacgcCAAGGCTGGAAAAGGAGccactatcagacaagataacgaaagtaACCAGAACGCCAAAGCTGGAAAAGGGGCCACTATCAAACAAGATAACGAAAGTAACCAAAATGCCAGAGGTGAAAGAGGTTCGACGATAAAACAGACgaacgaaaacaaccagaacGCCAAGGCCGACAGAGGCTCAACTATCAGACAGgacaacgaaagcaaccagaacgcCAAGGCCGGAAAAGGAGctactatcagacaagataacgaaagcaaccagaacgcCAAGGCTGGAAAAGGAGCGACTATCaaacaagataacgaaagcaaccagaatgcgAGAGGCGAAAGAGGTTCGACGATAAAACAGacaaacgaaaacaaccagaatgccaaAGCCGACAGTGGTTCGACTATCAGACAGgacaacgaaagcaaccagaacgcCAAAGCCGGAAAAGGAGccactatcagacaagataacgaaagcaaccagaatgctcatggcggaaaggggtcgactatcaaACAAGACAACAAAAACAACCAGAAAGCCAAGGCCGACAGAGGTTCGACTATCAGACAGgacaacgaaaacaaccagaatgccaaGGCCGACAGAGGTTCGACTATCAGACAGgacaacgaaagcaaccagaacgcCAAGGCCGGAAAAGGAGCGACTATCaaacaagataacgaaagcaaccagaatgcgAGAGGTGAAAGAGGTTCGACGATAAAACAGacaaacgaaaacaaccagaatgccaaAGCCGACAGTGGTTCGACTATCAGACAGgacaacgaaagcaaccagaacgcCAAAGCCGGAAAAGGAGccactatcagacaagataacgaaagcaaccagaatgctcatggcggaaaggggtcgactatcaaACAAGACAACAAAAACAACCAGAAAGCCAAGGCCGACAGAGGTTCGACTATCAGACAGgacaacgaaaacaaccagaatgccaaGGCCGACAGAGGTTCGACTATCAGACAGgacaacgaaagcaaccagaacgcCAAGGCCGGAAAAGGAGccactatcagacaagataacgaaagcaaccagaatgctcatggcggaaaggggtcgactatcaaACAAGACAACaaaaacaaccagaatgccaaGGCCGACAGAGGTTCGACTATCAGACAGgacaacgaaagcaaccagaatgccaaGGCCGGTAAAGGAGccactatcagacaagataacgaaaacaaccagaatgctcatggcggaaTGGGGTCGACTATCAAACAGacaaacgaaaacaaccagaatgccaaGGCCGACAGAGGTTCAACTATCAGACAGgacaacgaaagcaaccagaatgccaaAGCCGGTAAAGGAGccactatcagacaagataacgaaagcaaccagaatgccagAGGTGAAAGAGGTTCGACGATAAAACAGacaaacgaaaacaaccagaatgccaaGGCCGACAGAGGCTCAACTATCAGACAGgacaacgaaagcaaccagaacgcCAAGGCCGGAAAAGGAGccactatcagacaagataacgaaagcaaccaaaATGCCAGAGGTGAAATAGGTTCGACGATAAAACAGGcaaacgaaaacaaccagaatgccaaGGCCGACAGAGGCTCAACTATCAGACAGgacaacgaaagcaaccagaatgccaaGGCCGGTAAAGGAGccactatcagacaagataacgaaaacaaccagaatgctcatggcggaaaggggtcgactatcaaacagacaaacgaaaacaaccagaacGCCAAGGCCGACAGAGGTTCAACTATCAGACAGgacaacgaaagcaaccagaatgccaaGGCCGGAAAAGGAGccactatcagacaagataacgaaaacaagcagaatgctcatggcggaaaggggtcgacgATAAAACAGacaaacgaaaacaaccagaacGCCAAGGCCGACAGAGGTTCAACTATCAGACAGgacaacgaaagcaaccagaacgcCAAGGCCGGAAAAGGAGctactatcagacaagataacgaaagcaaccagaacgcCAAGGCTGGAAAAGGAGCGACTATCaaacaagataacgaaagcaaccagaatgcgAGAGGCGAAAGAGGTTCGACGATAAAACAGacaaacgaaaacaaccagaatgccaaAGCCGACAGTGGTTCGACTATCAGACAGgacaacgaaagcaaccagaacgcCAAGGCCGGAAAAGGAGCGACTATCaaacaagataacgaaagcaaccagaatgcgAGAGGTGAAAGAGGTTCGACGATAAAACAGacaaacgaaaacaaccagaatgccaaAGCCGGAAAAGGAGCCAcaatcagacaagataacgaaagcaaccagaatgctcatggcggaaaAGGGTCGACTATCAAACAAGACAACaaaaacaaccagaatgccaaGGCCGACAGAGGTTCGACTATCAGACAGgacaacgaaaacaaccagaatgccaaGGCCGACAGAGGTTCGACTATCAGACAGgacaacgaaagcaaccagaacgcCAAGGCCGGAAAAGGAGccactatcagacaagataacgaaagcaaccagaatgctcatggcggaaaggggtcgactatcaaACAAGACAACaaaaacaaccagaatgccaaGGCCGACAGAG GCTCAACTATCAGACAGTacaacgaaagcaaccagaacgcCAAGGCCGGAAAAGGAGccactatcagacaagataacgaaagcaaccaaaATGCCAGAGGTGAAATAGGTTCAACGATAAAACAGGcaaacgaaaacaaccagaatgccaaGGCCGACAGAGGCTCAACTATCAGACAGgacaacgaaagcaaccagaatgccaaGGCCGGAAAAGGAGccactatcagacaagataacgaaaacaagcagaatgctcatggcggaaaggggtcgacgATAAAACAAGACAACaaaaacaaccagaatgccaaGGCCGACAGAGGTTCGACTATCAGACAGgacaacgaaagcaaccagaatgccaaGGCCGGTAAAGGAGccactatcagacaagataacgaaaacaaccagaatgcaAAGGCCGACAGGG GTTCAACTATCAGACAGgacaacgaaagcaaccagaatgccaaGGCCGGAAAAGGAGccactatcagacaagataacgaaaacaagcagaatgctcatggcggaaaggggtcgacgATAAAACAAGACAACaaaaacaaccagaatgccaaGGCCGACAGAGGTTCGACTATCAGACAGGACAATGAAAGCAACCAGAACGCCAAGGCCGGAAAAGGAGCTACTATCAAACAAGATAACGAAAGTAACCAGAATGCGAGAGGTGAAAGAGGTTCGACGATAAAACAGacaaacgaaaacaaccagaatgccaaAGCCGACAGTGGTTCGACTATCAGACAGgacaacgaaagcaaccagaacgcCAAGGCCGGAAAAGGGGccactatcagacaagataacgaaagcaaccagaatgctcatggcggaaaggggtcgaccATCCAACAAGACAACaaaaacaaccagaatgccaaGGCCGACAGAGGTTCGACTATCAGACAGgacaacgaaagcaaccagaatgccaaGGCCGGTAGAGGAGccactatcagacaagataacgaaaacaaccagaatgcgcatggcggaaaggggtcgactatcaaACAAGACAACAAAAATAACCAGAATGCCAGAGGTGGAGACCGATCATCTATTAGTCAAGATAACGAAAACCGTCAGATTGCTAAAGCCAAAGTATGCTCTAAAGtacgacatacaaataaaaacaaacaaaacgcgAAAGGTGAAAGAGGAACAAATATAGGACAAAATAACGATAAcaaccagaatgctcatggcggaaaggggtcgcatataaaacaaacaaacgaaaacAACCAAAATGCTAAAGGCGGAAAGGGATCCACAATCAGACAAGACAACGAAAATAACCAGAATGCCAGAG gcggaaaggggtcgactatcagacaagataacgaaaacaaccagaatgccagaggcggaaaagggtcgactatcagacaagataacgaaagcaaccaacatgctcatggcggaaaggggtcgactatcagacaagataacgaaaacaaccagaatgcgCATGGCGGAAAAGGGtcgcatataaaacaaacaaacgaaaacAACCAAAATGCTAAAGGCGGAAAGGGATCCACCATCAGACAAgacaacgaaaacaaccagaatgccagaggcggaaaggggtcgactatcagacaagataacgaaagcaaccagaatgctagaggcggaaaggggtccactatcagacaagataatgaaaacaaccagaatgctaaaggcggaaaggggtcgactatcaaACAAGACAACAGAAACAACCAGAACGCCGCAGGTGGTAATGATTCAGTTATTAGACAAGATAATAAAAACCACCAAAATGCTGAAACCGGAGAACGATCTAAGATAAAACATGATAAGAATGACCATGTCAAAGATTGCTCGAAGGAGGAATTAAATAAGCGTAAGAATTCTACTACAGTTAAGAAGGTTACCAAAGAGGTCGTTCTTAAAAAGGACAAGAGATCCGAAGTCAATGAATCTGAGTCATcgaaaactaaagaaaaaagtaaatctAAAGTTAAAACGGTAGTGAAGACAAAGACAGTTGAAAAAACCAAAGAGCAGAATTCGAAAGGCGAAAAACATCATTGTGGTAACTAA